TCTTCGCGTATCGGCTGGCGGGCCGCGACGAGGCAACGGCGCTCGTGGGGAACGCGCTGATGCTGCGAATCCTCGCGTTTCTCGTGTTTTCGCAGCCCGCGGGGGTGCTCGCCGATCGCGGATCTCGGAAGCGGATCCTGATCGCGTCCGACGTTCTCCGCGCCGCGCTCCTCGCCTTCATGCCGTTCGTGACCGCCGTCTGGCACGTCTACGTCGTCGTCTTCCTGCTCAACGCGCTGACCGCCTTCTTCACGCCGACGTTCGAGGCGAGCATCCCCGCGGTGGTCGCGGAGGAAGACCTCGTGCGGGCGCTCGGTCTGTCGCGCATCGCGAGCGACGTCGAGGCGTTGGCTTCCCCCGTGGTCGCCGCCGCGATCGTCGCCTTCGTCGGGGTCGACGGGGTCTTTTGGTTCGACGCCGCGACCTATCTCGGCTCGGCGCTTCTCGTCGGGCTCGTCGCGCTGCCCAAGGCGAACGCGCGCGACCAGCGGATGTCGTTTCGCGGCTTCGTCCGCGATCTCGGTGTCGGCATGCGGATCGTCTTGCGTGAGCCCTCGCTCCGTCAGGCGATCTTGCTCAGCTTCGCCGAGGCGACGGCCGGGGCGGGCGCGATCGTGGTGACCGTCGCGCTCGTTCGAAACGTGCTCGGGCGAGGGGAGACGGCGGTGTCGCTCGTGATGGCCGCGGTCGGCGTGGGCTCATCGATGATGGCGCTCGCGCTCGGGCGCGTGACAGGCCGGTACGAGCGCCGAGTGGCGCCGAACGAGGTTCACGCGGCGCGGCATCGCTGGGGTCGCCGCGCGCTCCTCGCGGGTGGTCTTTGCATGAGCGCGGCGCTTCTCCCGATCGCGCTCGGCCCACCGCTGATCGCCGTCGCGGCGCTCTGGTCGATCCTCGGCGCGGGCCAAGCCCTCGTGGCGATCCCGGGCTCCACGCTCCTCGCCGAGCATACGTCGCAGGCCGAACGCGGACGCGCGTACGCCGCGCATTTCGCGCTCACGCACGCGTGTTGGCTGGTCACCTATCCCGCGATGGGCCACGCTGCGGTCCGCTGGGGAGCGCCCACCGCGCTGACCGCCGCGGGCGCGACCTGTCTCGTCGTGACGGTGCTCGCGGCGATCGTACGGCCGGCGGATCCTCGGCACTCGCACGCGTGAACGTCAGAGCTCGGTCGCTTCCAGATCATCGAAGGAGGTGACCGAGTCCGCCTTCGTCCAAAGCCCGACCTTGCCGACCTGAAAGGTGCGGTCGTCGTCTTCGATGACGGTCTGTCCGTCCCAGACGACGCGCACGTGCGTGCCTTCCATGAACGCCTCGAGCGTGTGCCAGTCACCGGCGGGAATCTTGATGTCTCTGCTGGCGAGCTCCTCGCGGTCGCCGTCGACGACTTTGTAGAAGCGAACGTTGTCTTCGAGCGAGTTCGCGCGGGTCAGATAGTAGTTGTCGCTGTCGACGAAGCGCCACATGAGGCCGCACGCGCGATCGGTCTCGCCCGCGCGCATGCTGCAGCGCACCTTCGCGTGGACGTTCGTGAAGGCGATGTCCTTCAGCACGACGCGCGGAAAGTCCGCCGTGTGAAACTCCCCGGTTTGCTCGAGGAAGCGACCTTGAGCCCCTTCGCTCACGCGCCAGTCGCCGAGGACGTGCGCGAGCTCGGATGGGAGCGCGCCGGTCGGCGCCGCGTCGAAGTTGTACGCATAGACCTGTCCTTTCGCGGCCGGGTTGTTCGGTCCGCCGTCGGTCTTCGTGTAGTCGCTCGTTGGCGAGCACGCCGCGACGATGAGCCCGACGAAGCATGCGAGTCGATAGGTTTTCACGCGCGACGAGAGAGCAACGGACATGCCGGTCGCATGCACGCGACGGCAGGTGTCCGAGTGACACCTCCCGGTGACGGGGCGAGGAGCCGAAGCCGCGCGGCTGTTACCGACAGGTAACGGCGCGCAAGCATTCACCCGAGAAACAGCGTGATTCTCGTCATGTGGGACGCTGGAACACCTCCTGCTGCGCGGCGCGTCAGGAGAAGCCCTGATGAAGACCACGTTCCTTTGCATTCCCTTCCTTCTCGCGGCGGCTGCCTGTGGCGGCGCCCCGGACGACGAGACGGCGTCGGCCTCGACGCAGGCCTCGACGACCACCGAGTGGCAAGCCGCCATCCGTTGCGATAGGGCCGTGCTCGATGTGAACCGCGATGAGCGCCGCGAGGTCCAGCTCGTCATCCACGACGAGGACGCCGTCTATGCGTTGACCCACGGCGTCGAGGTCCACGACGTGCCCGCGGGAACGATCAACGAGAAGGGCGAATTCATCCTCGCGGGTCGGCTCGAGCGAGGCGTCTTTC
This portion of the Labilithrix sp. genome encodes:
- a CDS encoding MFS transporter, with amino-acid sequence MLRRNRNFALLFAAQIVSLLGSGATTIGLALFAYRLAGRDEATALVGNALMLRILAFLVFSQPAGVLADRGSRKRILIASDVLRAALLAFMPFVTAVWHVYVVVFLLNALTAFFTPTFEASIPAVVAEEDLVRALGLSRIASDVEALASPVVAAAIVAFVGVDGVFWFDAATYLGSALLVGLVALPKANARDQRMSFRGFVRDLGVGMRIVLREPSLRQAILLSFAEATAGAGAIVVTVALVRNVLGRGETAVSLVMAAVGVGSSMMALALGRVTGRYERRVAPNEVHAARHRWGRRALLAGGLCMSAALLPIALGPPLIAVAALWSILGAGQALVAIPGSTLLAEHTSQAERGRAYAAHFALTHACWLVTYPAMGHAAVRWGAPTALTAAGATCLVVTVLAAIVRPADPRHSHA